The proteins below are encoded in one region of Bacteroides uniformis:
- a CDS encoding GtrA family protein translates to MKRLKQLPEFVRFVMVGIFATALHYGLYFVLQWVINVNIAYTLGYALSFIANFYLTAYFTFGRKPSWRKAFGFGGAHLCSYLLHMGLLNLSLWMGIPKPLAPIPVFAIAIPVNFLLVRFVFKRKE, encoded by the coding sequence ATGAAGCGGCTGAAACAACTACCGGAATTTGTACGCTTCGTAATGGTGGGCATCTTTGCGACAGCTCTGCACTACGGATTGTATTTTGTATTACAATGGGTTATCAATGTAAACATAGCCTATACACTGGGATATGCTCTCAGCTTCATCGCCAATTTCTATCTGACTGCTTACTTTACCTTCGGCCGGAAGCCCTCATGGAGAAAAGCCTTCGGATTTGGAGGGGCACACTTATGCAGCTATCTGCTACACATGGGGTTGCTGAACCTCTCTCTCTGGATGGGCATCCCCAAACCTCTGGCCCCCATTCCGGTTTTCGCCATCGCCATTCCGGTCAACTTCTTACTCGTACGTTTCGTTTTCAAAAGAAAAGAGTGA
- a CDS encoding glycosyltransferase family 2 protein: MMENSPILAVVVPCYKEEAVLHETHKRLSQLFDRLIQARQISPESYILYVNDGSTDQTWAIIKELHQNTAYACGLNLAGNVGHQNALLAGLNAVKERCEIAISIDADLQDDIQVIPDMINSYKAGNDIVYGVRKERKTDTFFKRNTALVFYRLMKAMGVKSVYNHADYRLMSQRAVQHLCRFRERNLFLRGLVPLIGYQTDSVYYNRDKRFAGESKYPFRKMLNFAIDGITSFSVKPVRMIFWIGCIFILVALCVTGWTLHSYTQHNAVPGWSSLMISVWLVGGVILVSLGIVGEYIGKIYIEVKDRPRYNEEELLMPSGKTE, encoded by the coding sequence ATGATGGAAAACTCTCCCATACTCGCCGTTGTCGTACCTTGCTACAAAGAAGAGGCAGTGCTGCATGAAACCCATAAACGATTGAGCCAATTATTCGACCGGCTGATACAAGCCCGGCAAATTTCCCCGGAAAGCTATATATTATATGTAAACGACGGAAGCACCGACCAGACATGGGCTATCATCAAAGAACTGCACCAAAATACGGCCTATGCCTGCGGACTGAACCTGGCAGGAAACGTAGGACACCAGAATGCCCTGCTAGCAGGACTCAATGCAGTAAAAGAGCGTTGCGAGATAGCCATCTCCATTGATGCAGACTTGCAAGATGACATCCAAGTGATTCCGGACATGATAAACAGCTATAAAGCGGGCAATGACATCGTTTATGGCGTACGTAAAGAACGGAAGACCGACACTTTCTTCAAACGCAACACCGCTTTGGTCTTTTATCGGCTGATGAAGGCAATGGGGGTAAAATCCGTCTACAATCATGCCGACTACCGCCTGATGAGCCAGCGGGCTGTACAACACCTATGCCGCTTCCGCGAGCGCAACCTTTTTCTTCGGGGACTGGTTCCCCTCATCGGCTACCAGACGGACAGCGTGTACTACAATCGTGACAAGCGTTTTGCCGGAGAATCAAAGTATCCTTTCCGGAAGATGCTTAATTTTGCCATCGACGGTATCACTTCCTTTTCCGTCAAACCGGTCCGTATGATTTTTTGGATAGGCTGCATCTTTATTCTTGTGGCACTGTGTGTCACCGGATGGACACTTCACTCTTACACACAGCATAACGCCGTCCCCGGATGGTCATCACTGATGATTTCCGTCTGGCTGGTAGGAGGTGTGATACTTGTGTCGCTGGGGATTGTAGGCGAATACATCGGCAAAATATACATTGAGGTGAAGGACCGACCGCGCTACAATGAAGAAGAACTGCTGATGCCGTCCGGCAAAACAGAATAA
- a CDS encoding GNAT family N-acetyltransferase: MNTDFTIRIAQQSDALELMSLFQETVLHINKRDYSEAEVADWASCGNDLSHIKDMIKTHYFIVATNQQSQIVGFSSITHQGYLHSMFIHKDFQGKGIATILLNEIERYATARGIMRITSEVSLTARPFFEKRGYIVEVEQKRKANQLYLTNFWMAKRLAE, translated from the coding sequence ATGAATACAGATTTTACAATTAGAATTGCCCAACAGTCTGATGCCCTTGAACTTATGAGTTTGTTTCAAGAGACAGTCCTCCATATAAACAAACGTGACTATTCAGAAGCAGAAGTGGCAGATTGGGCATCGTGCGGAAACGACCTCTCCCACATAAAAGACATGATTAAGACACATTATTTTATTGTGGCAACCAATCAACAGTCACAGATTGTCGGCTTTTCATCCATTACCCACCAAGGATATTTGCATTCTATGTTTATTCATAAAGATTTTCAAGGTAAAGGCATTGCTACCATACTTCTAAATGAGATAGAACGGTATGCAACCGCAAGAGGAATCATGCGAATTACATCAGAAGTAAGCCTGACAGCCCGTCCATTCTTTGAGAAAAGAGGCTATATAGTAGAAGTGGAACAGAAACGCAAAGCCAACCAACTTTATCTCACCAATTTTTGGATGGCGAAAAGGCTGGCTGAATGA
- a CDS encoding DUF3795 domain-containing protein: MKSYNGRIPACGVFCGGCPIYTREKSPCKGAEQNGSRCEKCKTFHLCCLEKRITHCFQCSDFPCTKFKRFTKRWLKYGQNFIENQKLLKNVGEVKFLKYYNKRIHNQLTNNDKKSGIK, from the coding sequence ATGAAATCGTATAACGGACGTATTCCTGCTTGTGGTGTCTTTTGTGGTGGTTGTCCCATATACACAAGAGAAAAAAGTCCCTGCAAAGGAGCAGAACAGAATGGTTCTCGCTGTGAAAAATGTAAAACATTCCATTTATGTTGCTTGGAAAAAAGAATAACACATTGTTTCCAGTGTTCTGATTTCCCATGTACTAAATTCAAAAGATTTACCAAACGTTGGCTAAAATACGGACAAAACTTCATTGAAAACCAAAAGCTTTTAAAAAACGTAGGTGAAGTTAAATTTTTAAAGTATTATAATAAGAGAATCCACAACCAACTTACCAACAATGACAAAAAATCAGGAATAAAATAA
- a CDS encoding Crp/Fnr family transcriptional regulator — MTDFNSYMGNIDTDFFRELCLRNGELRYYKRNEFILREGEVGSFFGFIVSGVIKYTCINQTENKTYNVGFSFANEFISDYPNCLYDIKSELNIQAITPCRIYICSSELLLQEFEENKENQRIARIAAEQLFFQSYSRYLDLFRFTSEERYLQLLKKCPEILQMVPLKEIASYLKITPIHMSRIRHKQSFDSKE; from the coding sequence ATGACAGATTTTAATTCATACATGGGCAATATAGACACTGACTTTTTTAGGGAACTGTGTTTAAGAAACGGAGAACTACGGTATTATAAAAGAAATGAATTTATCCTCCGAGAGGGAGAAGTCGGTTCTTTCTTCGGGTTTATTGTATCCGGTGTAATCAAATATACCTGCATCAACCAAACTGAAAACAAAACATATAATGTAGGTTTTTCTTTTGCCAATGAATTTATCTCTGATTATCCCAATTGTTTATACGACATAAAATCTGAATTGAATATACAAGCAATAACCCCATGTAGAATCTACATCTGTTCTTCCGAATTACTTCTACAAGAATTTGAAGAGAACAAAGAAAATCAACGAATAGCCCGTATTGCAGCCGAACAATTATTTTTTCAGTCGTATTCACGTTACTTGGATTTGTTCAGATTTACATCGGAAGAACGCTATCTCCAACTTCTTAAAAAATGTCCAGAAATCCTACAAATGGTACCCCTAAAAGAAATTGCGTCTTACTTGAAAATAACCCCTATTCACATGAGCCGCATCAGACACAAACAGAGTTTTGACAGCAAAGAATAA
- a CDS encoding transporter: protein MLVRFIKNWTLPLAMLAGTLGYFFFADIPFVEPAKPYVNGLVAFLTPLLIFSQLLLTFCKVEVHELKPKSWHGWLLLFQTVSCLIVAVLLVCCPMEEVYREVFEGAMVCLICPTATAAAVITGKLGGSASSLTTYTLLSNLLAAVAVPLVFPLVEPHADITFFVAFLKILSKVFPLLLCPFLLAWFLRAFVPKVHHFLLGFHDAAFYLWAVALAIVSGQTVRSLVNSDAPVFVELLIALAGLITCCIQFYLGKRIGGHYGERISGGQALGQKNTVLAIWMAYTYLNPLSSVGPGSYVLWQNIINSYQLWKKRKNETE, encoded by the coding sequence ATGCTGGTTCGTTTTATAAAGAACTGGACGTTGCCTTTGGCAATGCTTGCCGGTACTTTGGGATATTTCTTTTTTGCAGACATTCCTTTTGTGGAGCCTGCCAAACCTTATGTGAATGGGTTAGTGGCTTTCCTGACTCCGCTTTTGATTTTTTCCCAACTTCTGCTCACTTTCTGCAAGGTGGAGGTGCATGAACTGAAACCCAAATCGTGGCATGGATGGTTACTGCTGTTCCAGACGGTTTCTTGCTTGATTGTTGCGGTATTGTTGGTGTGTTGCCCTATGGAGGAGGTCTACCGGGAAGTGTTTGAAGGTGCAATGGTCTGCCTCATTTGTCCCACTGCAACCGCTGCGGCTGTCATTACCGGTAAACTGGGTGGAAGCGCATCCAGCCTGACGACCTATACGTTGTTGTCCAATCTTCTGGCAGCTGTGGCTGTTCCTTTGGTTTTCCCGTTGGTGGAGCCTCATGCTGACATTACTTTTTTTGTTGCATTCCTGAAAATTCTGAGTAAAGTCTTTCCATTGCTGCTTTGTCCTTTCTTGCTGGCATGGTTTCTGCGTGCGTTTGTGCCGAAGGTGCATCATTTTCTGTTGGGTTTCCATGATGCAGCCTTCTATTTGTGGGCGGTAGCTCTTGCCATTGTCTCAGGGCAGACGGTACGTTCATTGGTCAATAGTGATGCACCGGTATTTGTTGAACTGCTGATAGCCCTGGCGGGACTGATAACCTGCTGTATACAATTCTATTTGGGAAAGAGAATCGGCGGTCATTATGGTGAGCGCATCAGTGGAGGGCAGGCGCTGGGGCAAAAGAATACGGTGCTTGCCATCTGGATGGCATATACTTATCTTAATCCGTTATCTTCCGTCGGTCCGGGATCGTATGTGCTGTGGCAGAATATAATCAATAGTTATCAGCTGTGGAAGAAAAGGAAAAATGAGACGGAATAA
- a CDS encoding N-acetylmuramoyl-L-alanine amidase family protein, protein MKLYRRYILYISICLGLLISPFCSGSAEAKDFVVVIDPGHGGHDPGAVGKISKEKNINLNVALKLGKQIKKNCPDVKVIYTRDRDIFIPLDRRAEIANNAKADLFISIHTNALAKNRTAKGASTWTLGLAKSDANLEVAKRENAVILYESDYKTRYAGFNPNSAESYIIFEFMQDKYMSQSVHLASLVQKHFRQTCKRTDRGVHQAGFLVLKASAMPSILVELGFISTPEEERYLNTEAGTTSLANGIFRAFLTYKREQEIRLNGSSNTILPEDVPEPVQEEGNAATATPEKKNAPQAESNQAAQRPQRSENAAVSQTEQSGIVFKIQILTSSRPLAKNDKRLKGLKDVDYYKEGGIYKYTYGASPDYNKVLRSKRSITDKFKDAFIIAFKNGEKINVNTAISEFKKNRNK, encoded by the coding sequence ATGAAACTATACAGACGATACATATTATATATAAGTATATGCTTAGGGCTGCTTATCTCCCCCTTTTGCAGTGGCAGCGCTGAAGCGAAAGACTTTGTTGTCGTTATAGACCCCGGACACGGTGGACACGACCCGGGTGCAGTGGGAAAAATTTCCAAAGAGAAGAATATCAACCTGAATGTAGCACTCAAACTTGGCAAACAAATCAAGAAGAACTGCCCTGATGTAAAAGTTATCTATACGCGGGACCGGGACATATTCATCCCCCTGGACCGGCGCGCTGAAATTGCCAATAACGCCAAAGCTGATTTGTTCATCTCCATACATACCAATGCCCTGGCCAAAAACCGGACGGCCAAAGGAGCCTCCACCTGGACACTGGGTCTGGCAAAATCGGATGCCAATCTGGAAGTAGCCAAGCGCGAAAATGCCGTTATCCTCTACGAAAGCGACTACAAGACGCGGTATGCCGGCTTCAATCCCAACTCGGCAGAGTCCTACATCATCTTCGAATTCATGCAAGACAAATACATGTCACAGAGTGTGCACCTCGCCTCCCTCGTACAAAAGCATTTCCGCCAAACCTGCAAACGTACAGATCGGGGCGTGCACCAGGCAGGTTTTCTGGTATTGAAGGCCAGTGCCATGCCAAGCATACTGGTGGAACTCGGATTCATCTCCACACCGGAAGAGGAACGGTACCTGAACACTGAAGCAGGAACCACCTCACTTGCCAACGGTATCTTCCGCGCTTTCCTCACCTATAAGCGCGAGCAGGAAATCCGGTTGAACGGAAGCAGCAATACCATTCTTCCGGAGGATGTACCCGAGCCCGTTCAAGAAGAAGGCAACGCAGCTACAGCGACACCGGAAAAGAAAAATGCACCTCAAGCGGAGAGTAACCAAGCTGCCCAACGCCCGCAAAGGTCAGAAAATGCAGCCGTTTCCCAAACAGAACAGAGCGGCATCGTGTTTAAGATACAGATACTCACTTCTTCACGTCCTCTGGCCAAGAATGACAAAAGACTGAAAGGACTGAAAGACGTGGATTATTATAAAGAAGGCGGAATCTACAAATATACGTACGGCGCATCACCCGATTACAACAAGGTGCTGCGCAGCAAACGTAGCATTACGGACAAATTCAAGGACGCATTCATCATTGCGTTCAAGAATGGAGAAAAGATAAACGTCAACACAGCCATCAGCGAATTTAAAAAGAACAGAAATAAATAA